Within the Vigna angularis cultivar LongXiaoDou No.4 chromosome 10, ASM1680809v1, whole genome shotgun sequence genome, the region CTGTAGGAGCGGCTAGAGTTGGTAAGGTAGGGTACATGAGTGTGTCTGATTCTTTCCACTATGATGTTTATGGTatggtgatgctcatggtgttttCATAACTGGGATAatcatgatggtggtgtattTATGATGGTGATCATGGTGGTTGAGATGCTCAAAGTGTTGCTTTGTGATAACGGTGTTACTATAAGAgtatagtaagtagttagcatAGGTGCTAAGGAGTGAATAGACCAATAGTCTATGTTCAAGATGTTGCTGATTACATAAAGGGTTGGAGATCGAGGATCAATGATTGAGTAATTCGTTTGATTGATTtgttatgttagaggattaagaatcctattattattactattacatATATggtgtttgattattgttgatTTAATCAGTATGTTTATATCATGTTATTGTGATTATTTTACCGGTAACTTacccatacatgtttgtgtgtgtgcatgtgaatgcgatgatcgtataatctATAATGTTATACAGGAATATATGATATTGCAGCTGTTCCAAAATATTATAGGTTGGTGAAGATGATGTCTTGAAATTATATAACTAGTAAtggttttaaattataattaactataattcattaaataattacaattttttaaaattttattaattaataaatatttaggtTATAAAAAGTAATTGCCACTAAGTCAATGATAATAACGATGTGACCCCTCTTTTAAGAAAATGGAATTAACAGCTTTTAAAACAGAGAACAAATTAAATTCCATAAATATActcaatgaaaaaataataatttaaacacaGAACAATGATAGATTTTAATTCGGTTGTTAAGATTAAAATACACTGATTGATGGGTCCCATGATCATCATTATgggttaatttaatttaattaaaaacaatattttttgtgATTATTGTGTCCTACTCTTATTATACTAATTGACGTTATTCATGCATGTCCATATTTAAAACTACACTTGAagcttttttgttttctctattttttaaattaaatgattattttaaatactataatttatttttaaaataggtaaaacaaaagaataatagTAACGTAAcctacttttatatttatttgacagaaaacataaagataaaataattataaaagtataaatttttgtatttaaaaaaaaagtaaaaaaaaaagaagataatatcaaataaaaataaaatatttaaatgtatgaaaaaatcctcatatatatatgtaatcaTTTTAATACAAGTAGGGAACGGTTAAAGAGAGCGGAAGGCGAGTATTTGGGGCCGCCGCtgatatctttttctttttaacgaTTATTAAACCTATccaacattaaaattaaaactatatttaaaaagtaaacattTGATATACAAGAATAGAATACAGCACAGCActtatatctttttttaatagacttaaatatgattttattaaaaacaatttctgTATTTTCTTAATTAGTGTGGTCTAGTAAAAGAATtcttaaatttaacattaatttgaattatcagataacaaactaaaacaattgaataaactaaAACCGATCCAGTTCATTTGGATGTCGGCGTAACTTAGTTCTTATGAAATAACAATTCAAAAACCATATAAGCCTTTTCTACACAAAAAATTGTTCACTGTATAAAGATTCTCAATCCCTTTCCTTCTCAAGCTCGCTTTCTATTTCTTGTGTTGTGAGTGGACACGAATGGTCGACGCTGGATTCCACGATGGTGAATGTTATCTTCTCCACCATGAAGGGATAGCGCGTCATTCATGGTTTGTTCATTAACCATTTTCCTTTTGTCCTTCTGTAGTTGCCGTTCTTTTCGATCGGGTCTCATAATTTGGTTTTCGAAGCTTTTCACGAACGGGTTTATTCCTAGGAGGTGTCGCTTGTTGTTcctgtttttcttttatcttctgaGATCGGTGTTCCAAGATCTGTTCCCAGCGCTCCCCTTTTGATGTTGTGTGTTTTGTTTGGACTTTAAATGCTTGAAATTTATATTAGCCCAGTAGACCCATCTTCGTAATATTTATTTGCCTTTCACTTCACTGCGTGGTTTGGTGGGTTTTTGGCTCTGTTGATGGATGTTGGGATTTCTGCGGCAGCATTGACGAGACCGGTTTACTTTTTGTGACTTTTATTAGATAACTGGAGTCTTAAAAGCACTTGATTGTGGTTATGGTGTAATTTCAAAACTGTGCATTTGCCCCATGTATgatcttttaagaaaaagagtTTCAGGGTAATCTCCGAGTCACTCTATTTAACACAGTATCCACTATTGGTGTTGCTGAATCTTattaaaacatttgaaaattgGTTTACctcactttttatttaattagttttgacTTCAATACATTTTCTTCAATAGTAATGATTATGCTAAAAAGAGTGTATCAGACACTGTTGCCACACACCTCAACTTctgattttgtgatttttgaaaaaatgagTGCAGAAATTAAGGATAGCGGCTGCTAATAGACAACAAGCTTCCATTGAAATGGGGGAGTTCTCCCATGACGAGTATGTAGCTGTCAGTGAATCAACTTCCACCAGGGCAAATCACTCAAGTAAAGTTTCACTTCTTCCTCTTGTCTTTCTCATCTTCTATGAGGTTTCAGGGGGGCCTTTTGGGGTTGAGGATACTGTGCAGGCAGCTGGTCCTCTGTTAGCCCTCCTTGGGTTCTTGCTTTTCCCATTAATATGGAGTGTTCCTGAAGCTTTGATCACGGCGGAGATGGGTACCATGTTCCCTGAAAACGGTGGTTATGTGGTTTGGGTTTCCTCTGCTCTGGGGCCCTATTGGGGGTTTCAGCAAGGTTGGATGAAATGGCTGAGTGGGGTGATAGACAATGCTTTATACCCAGTTCTATTTCTTGACTATCTGAAGTCAGCAGTCCCAGCTGTAGGTGGTGGATTGCCTAGAGTTGCTGCAACATGGGCTCTGACTATTGTGCTCACTTACTTGAACTATAGGGGTATGGTCATTGTGGGATGGGTTGCTGTTTGTTTAGGGGTTTTCTCACTCCTCCCTTTTGTGGTTATGGGATTCTTGTCAATTCCCGATCTACAGCCTTCAAGATGGGCTGTGACAAACCTCAATGATGTTGATTGGAATTTGTATCTGAACACTCTATTTTGGAATCTTAACTATTGGGATTCCATAAGTACTCTTGCTGGAGAAGTGGAAAATCCAAAGAAAACTCTTCCAAGGGCTTTGTTTTACGCTGTGATTCTAGTAGTTCTAGGGTACTTCTTTCCTCTCCTAATAGGTACCGGTGCTGTTCCCCTCAACCGGGATCTTTGGTCGGATGGCTACTTCTCAGATGTTGCTATGATCATAGGAGGGGCATGGTTGAGATGGTGGCTTCAGGCTGCCGCCGCCATGTCAAATATGGGAATGTTTGTTGCTGAAATGAGCAGTGATTCTTTCCAGCTACTAGGGATGGCTGAGAGAGGAATGTTGCCTGAGTTCTTCACCAAGAGGTCTCGCCACGGAACACCTCTAATAGGAATACTCTTTTCAGCAACAGGTGTGATTATACTGTCATGGATGAGCTTTCAAGAAATTGTAGCTGCTGAAAATTTCTTGTACTGTTTTGGGATGATTCTGGAGTTTATTGCATTCATTCTGTTAAGGATCAAACACCCCAATGCATCTCGCCCTTACAAGATAGCAGGGGGAACAGCAGGAGCAATTTTGCTCTGTATCCCTCCCACTATACTGATTGGTGTTGTGTTGTTTTTCTCCTCCCTTAAAGTAATGTTTGTAAGCCTCATCGCTATTGCAATAGGCCTTGTGTTGCAGCCTTGCCTCAAATATGTGGAGAAAAAGAGATGGATGAAGTTTTCCCACAGTTCTGAGCTCCCTGATCTTGGCAATCTGGATGAGAATCGCTCTTTGGTGTATTGATCTGTCTTGTTTCTATATTGTGAAGTAGATTTGGTCTTCAGGTTCTTCAAAGAAGCTAGTTAAGTTCAAACCATGAGAGGGCAACTTTGTATCCAACACCTTTGGTAATTTATCTGGTTGTCTATGATTTTAGTTTGATCAATAGATAGATGAAGTGGTAGTTAGAAACTTGGAAGCTATAC harbors:
- the LOC108334571 gene encoding probable polyamine transporter At1g31830, which produces MKLRIAAANRQQASIEMGEFSHDEYVAVSESTSTRANHSSKVSLLPLVFLIFYEVSGGPFGVEDTVQAAGPLLALLGFLLFPLIWSVPEALITAEMGTMFPENGGYVVWVSSALGPYWGFQQGWMKWLSGVIDNALYPVLFLDYLKSAVPAVGGGLPRVAATWALTIVLTYLNYRGMVIVGWVAVCLGVFSLLPFVVMGFLSIPDLQPSRWAVTNLNDVDWNLYLNTLFWNLNYWDSISTLAGEVENPKKTLPRALFYAVILVVLGYFFPLLIGTGAVPLNRDLWSDGYFSDVAMIIGGAWLRWWLQAAAAMSNMGMFVAEMSSDSFQLLGMAERGMLPEFFTKRSRHGTPLIGILFSATGVIILSWMSFQEIVAAENFLYCFGMILEFIAFILLRIKHPNASRPYKIAGGTAGAILLCIPPTILIGVVLFFSSLKVMFVSLIAIAIGLVLQPCLKYVEKKRWMKFSHSSELPDLGNLDENRSLVY